One Panicum virgatum strain AP13 chromosome 9K, P.virgatum_v5, whole genome shotgun sequence genomic region harbors:
- the LOC120649939 gene encoding calcium load-activated calcium channel-like: MASALSSLRYGDSLSVVAISAATAVLCEAISWLLIYRTATYNSLRASIERHSRKLDAMKSGAGSSASSGAGGGGSSSAQPASSRAKKMDRVETSLKDAARELSLAKLKSGAVVAAVLFVVFGLLNSLFEGRAVAKLPFAPVPLVQRMSHRGLPGNDPTDCSMVFLYFLCSMSIRTNLQKLLGFAPPRAAAAAGGGLFPMPDPKVN; this comes from the coding sequence ATGGCCTCGGCGCTCTCCTCCCTGCGCTACGGCGACAGCCTCTCGGTGGTGGCCATCTCCGCCGCGACGGCCGTGCTCTGCGAGGCCATCTCCTGGCTCCTCATCTACCGCACCGCCACCTACAACTCCCTCCGCGCCTCCATCGAGCGCCACTCCCGCAAGCTCGACGCCATGAAGTCCGGCGctggctcctccgcctcctccggcgcggGGGGCGGCGGGTCCTCCTCCGCGCAGCCCGCCTCGTCGCGGGCCAAGAAGATGGACCGCGTGGAGACCAGCCTCAAGGACGCCGCGCGGGAGCTCTCGCTCGCCAAGCTCAAgtccggcgccgtcgtcgcggCCGTGCTCTTCGTCGTCTTCGGCCTGCTCAACTCGCTCTTCGAGGGACGCGCCGTCGCCAAGCTGCCCTTCGCGCCCGTCCCGCTCGTCCAGCGGATGAGCCACCGCGGCCTGCCCGGGAACGACCCCACCGACTGCTCCATGGTCTTCCTCTACTTCCTCTGCTCCATGAGCATCCGGACCAACCTCCAGAAGCTGCTGGGCTTCGCACCGCCACGCGCGGCTGCTGCGGCCGGCGGGGGCCTCTTCCCCATGCCCGATCCGAAAGTGAATTGA
- the LOC120649940 gene encoding probable histone H2AXa encodes MSSSGGRGKAKPATKSVSRSSKAGLQFPVGRIARYLKAGKYAERVGAGAPVYLSAVLEYLAAEVLELAGNAARDNKKNRIVPRHIQLAVRNDEELSKLLGTVTIAAGGVMPNIHQTLLPKKAGGHKGDIGSASQEF; translated from the exons ATGAGTTcctccggcggccgcgggaaggcgaagccggcgaccaaGTCGGTGTCGCGGTCCTCCAAGGCCGGGCTGCAGTTCCCCGTCGGCCGCATCGCGCGGTACCTCAAGGCCGGCAAGTACGCCGagcgcgtcggcgccggcgcccccgtGTACCTCTCCGCCGTCCTCGAGTACCTCGCCGCTGAG GTGCTGGAGCTAGCCGGGAACGCGGCGAGGGACAACAAGAAGAACCGCATCGTGCCGCGTCACATCCAGCTGGCGGTGCGGAACGACGAGGAGCTGAGCAAGCTGCTGGGCACCGTGACGATCGCTGCCGGCGGCGTGATGCCCAACATCCACCAGACGCTGCTGCCCAAGAAGGCCGGCGGCCACAAGGGGGACATCGGCTCCGCCTCCCAGGAGTTCTGA
- the LOC120649938 gene encoding uncharacterized protein LOC120649938 yields the protein MPNDAPPQPIHSAKDALDALAGILGGTLPGPVAAAEDPAAALLNDPDVASAVTARFRGAGSGAGNDALCRWLYDAFRANVPGLQLAVLRFVPTLAGVYMCRAVSRKPLAGFEAVLLALYAHAAAQRGAGQAETVSLPNLANPSPYHDAKVPPKGKPTDLDVAVLSQPLEPHGTMRATRRARIVGAVLELYHGKLAHMPLSSKMDFCEFCVAWAGTQSKLDGADKPRLPPAPEAAAAGGGEEKWRRVPLPWELFQPVVRIVAHCLLGPMRSDELKAQAARAAECLYWRAAETVDAPALLATRSLVRLSQMAEEPIPEPSFSTGAIENMAELEAMKANILSTKN from the coding sequence ATGCCGAacgacgcgccgccgcagcccatcCACAGCGCCAAGGACGCCTTGGACGCCCTCGCGGGCATCCTCGGGGGCACGCTCCCGGGCCCTGTCGCCGCGGCCGAGGACCCCGCGGCCGCGCTCCTCAACGACCCCGACGTGGCGAGCGCCGTGACGGCGCGCTTCCGCGGGGCCGGGTCGGGCGCCGGGAACGACGCCCTCTGCCGCTGGCTCTACGACGCGTTCCGGGCCAACGTCCCGGGGCTCCAGCTCGCGGTGCTGCGCTTCGTGCCCACGCTGGCGGGGGTCTACATGTGCCGCGCCGTGTCGCGGAAGCCGCTGGCCGGGTTCGAGGCCGTGCTCCTCGCGCTGTACGCGCACGCCGCGGCGCAGCGCGGCGCCGGGCAGGCCGAGACCGTGTCGCTCCCGAACCTGGCGAACCCGAGCCCGTACCACGACGCCAAGGTGCCGCCCAAGGGCAAGCCCACCGACCTCGACGTCGCCGTGCTCTCCCAGCCGCTGGAGCCGCACGGCACCATGCGCGCCACGCGGCGCGCCCGCATCGTCGGCGCGGTCCTGGAGCTCTACCACGGCAAGCTCGCGCACATGCCGCTCTCCTCCAAGATGGACTTCTGTGAGTTCTGCGTCGCCTGGGCGGGGACGCAGAGCAAGCTGGACGGCGCCGACAAGCCGCGCCTGCCGCCCGCcccggaggccgccgccgccggcggcggcgaggagaaaTGGCGGCGCGTGCCGCTGCCGTGGGAGCTCTTTCAGCCGGTGGTGCGGATCGTCGCGCACTGCCTGCTGGGCCCGATGCGCTCCGACGAGCTGAAGGCGCAGGCCGCCCGCGCGGCGGAGTGCCTGTACTGGCGGGCCGCCGAGACGGTGGATGCGCCCGCGTTGCTGGCCACCAGGAGCCTCGTAAGGCTGTCGCAGATGGCGGAGGAGCCAATCCCGGAGCCGTCTTTCTCCACTGGCGCCATCGAAAACATGGCGGAGCTGGAAGCCATGAAGGCCAACATCCTTAGCACGAAGAACTGA